From the Juglans microcarpa x Juglans regia isolate MS1-56 chromosome 3D, Jm3101_v1.0, whole genome shotgun sequence genome, the window TCTTTAGGGGTTGATTAAAGAGCTTTAGGGTGTTCACTTTATTATTTGACATCAATATCTAGAAGCAAATCAGGTCGCGGATTTTTTGGCTCGGCATGGTGAAACAGGTTAGACATGTAGATATGAGGAGGGTGGGTTACTCCCCTGCCATGTCAGGGGTATCCTTTGTACTGATAAACTTTGCCTTCCCAGCATTAGAGCTTAATTGGTGTCGCTGATTTACTAGGTCTGTTTAGTGGTTCTGGGTCTTATTTGTTTGGTTTCTTTAGATATAGTtggtttggttggatttgtaaCTAAGGTTTTTCTTCGCCATAAGTGAaggttttgaataaaattggaGAATGGTCACTTGTAGACAGATGGCCCTGActctttcaaatatatatatatatatatatatatatatatatttatatcatctgTTTGTGACGTTGTCAAGGGCACACTCATGTACGAATTTCAAAGAATATCGTGGTCAAGCAGTCAAGGGCGGCTATGAGCTGCTACTATATATTGTATGTTTATACATaggtagaaaaaataaatcttttagaGTATTTAAAAGCCCGTACTGtgttcttaaaaaaaacaaaaaaaaagcatgTACTGTgtattataactataccaaataaaattatattaattgaaaaataatagttacagtAGTAGCAAGTGTGCAAGCGccacatattcattttgaaaaagtaaataaatataagatctacatgaaaaaaaattaaatttgtaataatagactctacttttttttaaaatgactataCTGCACTTgtacattttatgattatatatagtattactctttatataaaaattttcaattaaaaatgaCGTTCTACATTATAAATGACGAAGTCAAGTCATTTCCAATAAGCTGGGCCATGCTCGGACCAACTTTTCTCTGGGCTGTTGTTATCATCAAGTGCCTCTCCGATTGTCTTTGCGAACTTTCAACGAATTTTCCATCACTCTTTGAAAATTGCTCACCTCTCACAATTGGACTCTAGCATGAATAAGGTCCAATTAAAAATGacgttttaaattataaatgagGAAGTCATGTGATCTCCAATAAGCTGGCCCATGCTCGGACCAACTTTTCTCTGGGCTGTTGTCTGCCCTTTTACATCATCATGTGCCTCTCCGGTTGTCTATGCGAACTTTCAACAAATTTTCCATCACTCTTTGAAAATTGCTCACCTCTCTCAATTGGACTCTATTGAGTGGTTTATTATTCAGGTCCCTTTGATAAACTgttggtttattattaaaaaaaagaaaaaaaagaaaaaaagtagggCAGGACGAAATGTAGCAGCTCATCCCATTTTAGGAAGGGGTTGTTACAGTGGACTCACCCATTTTGCGTGATAggattataaaagaaatatgagaTAAGTGTCGAGTGACGTAAGTGAATTTGTCATGAGCTAGTTGAGAGAAGTTTTGCTAGTGTTTAGTTTATTTTGCTtgaaaaatttttttagacatttttattttggaggactttttgtatttaaattctcgTTAGTGGATTTCATATTAAAGGGTTTATCTCCAGGTCCTTAGCGTGACTTAAAAGGTTAAAGAATTCATGATTAAGAGGTTTTCATTTTCAACAATGGTACTTAGTTTTTGGATGTCACTTGATTATTATGATAGATGCTAAGGTGTTTTTGTCATTTCGGTAATATTTACGAGTAAATAATCACTATAGAATTATTCATGACAAAGACAAGTTTGCCTTATAATGGAAAGAGATGACAACTTTTAAAATTGGTGTTGTTGTAAATTGAGTTACGTGTTAAACCCATCGAATGCCTCTAAAAGATTAAGGCTGAGTATGCTTGGATGGTAGAAGGAAGAGAGGATCTGACAAAGATAATGAGTTAATTAGAGATAAAGGAAAAGTGAGACATAAAGTTATTAATACTTAAAGCATGGGACAGAGACTTGAAGGAGAGGCGGCAACAGAAAGAGGGGTTTTGGATTTGTTTCCATTGGACTTGGATTGAGTTCTGGAAGAAAAGGGAATCAAAGAGCTCCAAGATGattcttcatatatatagaaaactcCATGAGAGTAATTATATGgtacatatttaaaaaagaaactgttctaataatttatttgctAGCTAGCATCTAATTGAGAGGCTAGggatttctttctcaaattaagtaaataatattaattaatcacGCATACGATGTAAAAATTCTGCCCACTTCGGTTAGCTTCTAGCTAGCCcattgaaattaattaacttgTGACAAGTTTTTAAACATCTAAACATAGACTCAAAGCTAACGTGATCATATATAGTTACATGATGCACGTACGCACCATGTTTCAGAAATCAATTCAGCTTGATCTGCATCGTATATATGTAGCGATGTCAGAAAAGAAACGTAGCATGCAATATATCTGTAATACTATAGAGAAACTTATATTTCTTTCCAAGAGAAACAAGAGAATTATTGAATTTCTATTGGCTTGCACATCATTTATTTTCGCAAGTTAATTACCTTTGACACATGATCTAGTCTTCCAAATATAAGAGATCTAGATATTTGTATGTAATTTAGTAACACTAAGAATTTTAAAGTTGAGACTTCATGCACGTAATTATATATGCCAACCATTTAGCAATTCTCAGCTATAGGAATGGGATGAATAAACAACGCTTGCACGCAGTCCTTAGTCTCACCGTCTCCAATGCCATGACCATCTCCATGCTGGTACATGAACTGGGACACCCTTGCAATGTTCATTGTGATCTCATTAAATGTTTTAGAGAATGGAGAACTTGCAATGCATTCTCCATTAATCGTCTTCCATGTTGCACTAATCAAGAACCTCATGTATTGACGAGCCTCTTCCTCACTAGCACCAGTATCATTCATGTAGCATTGGATTGATTTAGGATTATCCCCCCTCTTTAACTCGTCCTAGGttacaaaacacataaaaaaacatGTTATCCTATGTTCATATGAAGTACtaatccaaaatattttttataaaataattagcaTAGTGTGTTTTACTAACAGTAGATGTTCCGAGATCATCTGCAAGTCGCACAATGAATGATGGCAAGCGAATTATATCGGGATACTCTTCCAATGAGTCCAAGGCTTCCTCTGTTATGGGATTTGTGACGAAAAAATAACAATGCACCAGTATATTTGGTATTGTTACTGTGATCCATGCACATTCAAGGTATTCTTGAAGGCTTGGTGTATATCGGTTGTAAAACCAATTTGCCTCCATCAAATAAGATCTACATATATCTGCCCACTAAAAGATTTATGGTGGATCAATGAATTAGAAGAGTtataatagaaagaaaaataaatgatatttgtagtagTGAGTGCACATGTaccgtgcaatcactttgaaaaaagttaataaatacgagacccacatgaaaaaaaattaattttttattagtggacctcactatttttcaaagcaacTGCATGACACTTCTACAATCcacgactatatgtagcattactctaataaaaaataagttctaGGGTAAATAGTGAAAAGTCTATCTCTTACCCCCTTTTTCATGTACGACATGATGTTGCATCCCTTTTCCTTGAGAGTGTCAAATGCCATTTCATTAATTGTGTTGTAGACGGAAAGGAAACAAATCTGCAGATAATAAGGAAGTTGTTCCATTCCATTGACGTCCCATCTagatcacatgaaaaaaattacatataagTATTTGCATCAAAGATAAGCAACCATATTTGAAGTATTGGAGGTGTGCTGCCATTAACACAAACCTCTCAATAGTATTTGTAAAGAGCTCAAGTTCTTCTAAAGTGCCATAGACATCATAGACATCATCTATTGTTGTCAACAATGCACCGAGCTTTGCTAACATTCTCCTCTCATATCCAAATTGAGGTTGATTTATTGCTCCTGTTGCCCATAGGAAATTCTCCACAACCCTATCCCGTGCAAAGCTCAAATCTCCAAGGCCAGTGCTCCTCCACCACCTTTTGTAGGAGACAAGGAAATAATATCAGTTGTATAACTAGAGCATATATTGCAGATTCTTACCTCTCTAATCTAATATAATATCAAGCAAGGGGATGTTTGGCGTAAACATGATgagaattctcaaaacttctcaaaatttcatGCACAAAcacttttgaatttcaaaatgagGATAAACGTGCCCTTTTACCTTGACACTTCTTTTAGATCTTCTTGGTGGACTGCTTGTACCATGTTATAATCCAGTTCTGCAAGCTCAAGCAAGGTAGAGTTCATATCTTTTCTATTCTTATATGCATCAATGAACCACCTCGTTTCCAACCTTATCACTCTCCAATGTAGTGGAAGCTCGAGGGCATGACTAACCATCATACAAAGATATTGATCTTTGCTTTGATCCACATACTCTTTAAGATGTTTGGTTGCAAAATCTCTTGCTTCCTCCAAGATGCTTTCGCCATTTCTCAAGTGGAACGAGGCTTCATACAAAGCCAACATTCCTTCAATATCGATACAAAGACATTCTTTGAAATTCCCCTCTTCATTGAAGTAACTTTTGAAAGTCTCTGAAACAACAAAGCACAccaattgttaaaaataaatgaggggTTAtgaatcaaatatttatttatttttgtcaaagCATTACTATTATGTTGTTTACCTTGAGGTACATCATATCCGTGTTGTCTCAGTAGTCTAAACTCAACAGCTGTAGCATACAAACTCTTCTTCTTGCAAACGTCACCACTATGGTGAGTATTATGTTTATTCTCCAATATCCTCCTTATTTCATCCTCAAAGTGGTAAGATACTCCAAGTCTTTGCAAGATGTCAATCAGCTCGAGTTGCTTTATAGGATCCACCACTTTGTGAAACATCATTGTTACTTCTCCTTTCAACTTATCAATCTTTCGGGTGAATGCCTCCCCCTATAAATTAATCCAGAGTTTTGGATAATCTAAcaacaattataaaaactatttagcaaaataaaaagaaaatagaagttgCACACTTTACCATGTATTCACTTGTTAATGATTGGATGTAATCATAATTCCAAATGGTAGGATGGTAATTTGCTGATCGTCGGACAATGGTGGAATCAATAGTATTTGAGTTTTCTTCGGGGGCCATGCTTTGTGAAGGATGGGGTACAAAGCCCCCTTTCCCTCTTGTTAAAGCTGAGATGCGTTTTTTAGGTGGGAGCAATGTAGAGGGTTTGCAATTTCGGATTGAATCAAGAACGCCAAGACACATTGTGTAAGGCATGATTAGTGAAGCTTTGCTTTTCTAATTAAATAGATTGTTGTGGAACATAAGCTTCAGCCTTCAAGCATATGACCCTTTTATATCTACCCTTGGGGCGGCTATATAGCAAATAAGGTTATATAATTGGAAATGACGttctaaattataaatgagGAAGTCAAGTGATCTTCAATAAGCTGGGCTATATGCCAAATTGTTGTCTGCCGTTTTTGAAACGTTTGATGTGATCTTTCCGTGATAACTTCCTTGCCGCCTTACATATTAAAAACATGCACAAGTATATAATAAGcatattaaaacatttaatatgcCAATTGATCTCAATATTGTTTTAACACGTAAAGGTCATTAATAATCAAATTTCTTCTCAATATAGACTACGAAATAATTTATAGAAAagacttcatttattttgtttcgaAACCTTGTCCTAACATTATGAAAAGCTGAAAaagtttctttgatttttttttaatatcaaaaccTAGTCTTaacaatttttatgatttaaagtttttaaCTTGTCCATATTGTTCAACttaagttttcaaaataattggtaaagaaaataacacatgaaaagtcattttaattatgatattcAAAACTAATTTAACCGTATGTACAACATAATaaatcaaactaaaaaaattggGTTTACAAGATGAATCAATGAGCAAATATATGatttatggaaaaataaacCATGTTTGGGATTGAGTTGTGATAAAtggtagtgaaaaaataataaaaaagtaatgaaaaaatattgaatagtagtaaaaagtaaataaaagtaaataaaagtaaataaaagtatataaaaaataataataaaatattgaatagtagtggagTGATCTGACTACCTGAACAGAAGCCTAAGTCTATTTCCTTTTATGAGTTTGAGTCAACTTGTCAAATCTATTCATGATGGCTTTGTTCTTAGGTTATAttcttgactttatctctttCTTACTTTTATTGATGGCTTAGATCCAGTCAATTATATTCCAATAGTTTTCCGCGTTTCTCAATATCAATTTGCTTAAATCTACACAATAGACTGGAATGGAGGAAATACTTATTTCCAAGGATAAAACCATGAAAAGATAGGACACGTTGACTTAGACTcataaaaggaaagagactcagATTCCTGAAAGGAATGAGATTCACAAGGCAAGTTGGACTCAATCACTCTAAGGAAATACACCTTTTTATAAGACAGAGATCTCCACAAGTCTGACAGACTCTCTACAGAAGCTCCCTACGTACAAGCTTTATCACAAATAGCGACTCCAAAGGACCTTCTCTCAAGCAAAGCATTATCTTCAaccttttgaaaccctaaatttttccattttattgagagatatgtgaggtcatgagagattgtaagATCACccattatagtgaattttacCCCAAAAcaacccgtggacgtaggctttTATGCCGAACAACTTAAAGCCctctttatttatctttattttttgttctctaTTTATGTTATGGATGAATGTGAAGAGTACTGAATTAACACCCCAATCATTGTCGTGGGTTGGGAATAATCATTTCCTCCCTTCCGATCTGTTGTGCGAATTCAAGAATTACTAATTGGCACCATCTGTAGGATATGATTATTGTCTACACCGGAAGTGGGTGAATGAAGATTTTTCGACATACAAAATCATCCCCGAACAAGCAGATGGAACACCCTTGAGATTTGGtttctgaagattttctcaaCTGAAACTCCTTGAGGTTCCACGAGAAACCAAGGGGGTTGTACCCCTCGGGAATATACTTCACTGGAAATCACCCACATGGTGCGGAACACCGACTACGAAGCCCATCTTGGACATCGCTCAGGCATCTCAATTTCTTGTCATCAGAATAGACTGTTCAATATTGCGAGTACCCCGGACCTTCATCATGCTCTAGCGAAATGACTCaggtttacaaatctcaaacttgtaatttatattacacttatatatttgatttttggtgAAAACCTCTCAGGACTGGTGAACTCGGCCTCACGCAACAACAGTGCAGTTGACTATCCCCTCCTAAAACACCGAAGACGAGTCCAAAAGCTTGGGGAGACGAACACAAAAAATGAATCCAAAGGCTTGTGGTGACAAAAAggatgtgcatgtcagatgacCCCACGACCCTCCTAAACACCAAAGGCTCGCGACGATGGAAAGGTTGCGCAGGCCAAAGGACCCCGCGACCTTCACCAT encodes:
- the LOC121255276 gene encoding myrcene synthase, chloroplastic-like, with the translated sequence MCLGVLDSIRNCKPSTLLPPKKRISALTRGKGGFVPHPSQSMAPEENSNTIDSTIVRRSANYHPTIWNYDYIQSLTSEYMGEAFTRKIDKLKGEVTMMFHKVVDPIKQLELIDILQRLGVSYHFEDEIRRILENKHNTHHSGDVCKKKSLYATAVEFRLLRQHGYDVPQETFKSYFNEEGNFKECLCIDIEGMLALYEASFHLRNGESILEEARDFATKHLKEYVDQSKDQYLCMMVSHALELPLHWRVIRLETRWFIDAYKNRKDMNSTLLELAELDYNMVQAVHQEDLKEVSRWWRSTGLGDLSFARDRVVENFLWATGAINQPQFGYERRMLAKLGALLTTIDDVYDVYGTLEELELFTNTIERWDVNGMEQLPYYLQICFLSVYNTINEMAFDTLKEKGCNIMSYMKKGWADICRSYLMEANWFYNRYTPSLQEYLECAWITVTIPNILVHCYFFVTNPITEEALDSLEEYPDIIRLPSFIVRLADDLGTSTDELKRGDNPKSIQCYMNDTGASEEEARQYMRFLISATWKTINGECIASSPFSKTFNEITMNIARVSQFMYQHGDGHGIGDGETKDCVQALFIHPIPIAENC